The Bernardetia sp. ABR2-2B DNA window TTTTTGATTCTTGATAAGCAATTTGTAGAGCTTGAGAATTAAAGGTAATCAATTCACAATCTTCTAAAGCCTGAATATAATACCTGCTTGGCGTTCCTTTCAAAAAATCTAAATAGGAAACAGCATAATCATTTTCTAAAAAAAAGTGATTATTGATTTCTTTATCATTAGACAAATAAAACAAACGTAAAACACCCTTTTCAACAAAAGCTATTTCATTTACTTTTTGTCCTTCATTCAATAAAAATTCTCCTTTTTGAAGTATTTTACGCTTTAGGTTTGGAGCAAACATAGAACATTCTTCTTCTGAGAAATCAGTTACTTTTCTAATTTGTATTTTGAAATTATCTAAATTCATATATCGGTTTTGGTATAAACAATTCTCAAGCAATTAAAACAAAAATACCATTTCTATATTCATTTTGAATAATAAAAATGGTATTCTTGTAAAATTGCTTCTCACACTAAAGTGTAAGCTACAAAATATTAATCTCTCAAAATCGTAAGCCAGTTTTTGTATGTTTTATTTCTGTATTTGATTAGGAAATAATACTGACCAGATGAAGCATTACCTCCATCCCATTCAAAGTTACGGTCTGTACTTTCGAAGAGCAATGTTCCCCAACGGTTATAAATTTCTACACCTTGAAACTGGTCATTACAATCATCTTCTGGAAGGTTTGGAATGTAGAAAGTATCATTTATACCATCACTGTTTGGAGTAAATACGTTGGCAGGTGTAAAATCAAGATTTACAGAAGCATCTTCTACAATGATAACAAGTGTTTTTGGTGTAGAAGCACGAAGCCCACAACGAGTAGTATCCGAAGCCGTAAAAATTACTTTGAACTCTTTACTAAATTCTCCTTCCAAAATATCACACTCTGGAGTCCAAGAAAAATTACTTTCAAGAACAGGAAAACCTTGTTTGTTTTCATATTGCATTCCCAAATCTGAAAGGACAAAACCAACACCACGAGCAGAAAGTGAAAGTCTATCACCATCTACATCATTAGCAAGTGACGGAATAATTAATTCTTGTCCAATCCCTACACGAACAACACACTCATCTGGATTAGAAGTAGAAACAGAATCTATATTTTGAAGCTCTAAAGTAGGAGGTGTATTTTGTGAATCAATGGTCAAATCAAAACGAACTTTTATTGTATCGGTATAAATAATATCACAGTTGGCAATATCTGTAATAATAAATTCAGCAAAATACGAAGTATCTGCATTCTGAAAACCAAGATTCGAACACGAAGGCTGCCACGTAAACTCGCTTGTGAGAGTAGGTAAACCAAATACATTTTCAAAATTCATATTCAAATCTGCAAAATCAAATCCTATTCCATTTCCCACCAAAGAAAGTGAACTATTATCTACATCTTCTCCTATTACATCAAAACGAACGAACTCATCTACACGGACAGAACGAACATACAAATCTTGTGCAGCATCAAAAGTAAGGTTTGCAGATATTTCAGGTTCACGATTTGGATTTCTTTCATACAATAAAATCAATTTTACTCTAACTGTATCCCCCAAAGATTCTTGACATTCATTAAAATCTCTACTGATAAAATCAATCAAAAACTCTCTTCTAGGGTTTGCAACTGGATTAGTTCCCAAATATTCACACAAAGTTTGCCAATTAAATGTACTTTCAACAGGAGCAAAACCACTCACTTCAGGAAAAGTCATATCAAAGTCAGAAAGCTCAAAATCTACTCCTTGTGCATATAAAAGAACACTATCATTTTGAGCATCAAGCCCTAAAACATCAAACGAAATGGCATCGCCTACAAAAACGGTATCTACAAAAACTTCTTCATTTGTATCGAAGGTAGTTATTTCTGGTCTTACTTCTGGTGCTGTATTATTTGGGTCTGGAGGAAGCACAACTAATTTTACATCAATTTCTTCTTCTAATGGATTTTCACATTCATTAAAATCATTTACTTTGAATTTCAGATTTATTGGTTCTCCAATTGGAATATTTGTTTGGTCACATTCTGTGTTCCATACAAAATCAGTTGTTAGAATTGGTCTGCCTTCTACTGGCGCAAATTGCATTTGATATTCAGCAAAAGAAAATCCTATTCCATTTCCTGTAACCTGAATACTGTCGCCATTTTCATCATCTCCTGTGAGTGTAAAACGATAAGCTTCTCCCAACGTAAGTGTATCACAATATGCCATCATTGTCGAATCATATACAAGTGAAGCACGAATAGTAGGTGCTATATTTGGGCGAGGAAGCAAAACAACACGTACTGCAATTTGGTCTGTCGAATCAGCATTTCCACATGCATCATAATCTGTTACCTTAAAATTCATGATAAAAGTTTGAGGACTAAGAGGATTTTCTAAATCATCACAAGTTGTTTGCCATAAGAAATTAGAATTTATACCTCCAACTCCCTCTAGTGGCGAATAAGTAATACTTCTTCCATTAAGAGTAAAGTTGTCAGGAGTAAACTCTACACTTACACTATCGTTATCTATGTCAATAACATCTGTATTGAAGTCTATTACTTCTCCTACAAACACACTATTATAAATATATTGATTAGCAGTAGCATCAAAGACAAGACCTGCTGTAATGCTAGATGCAATATTTTCAGTAGTATCAGCCAAAACTTTGATTTTCAAACAAGTCTGTACACTTTCAGAGTTATCACATTTTCTCGTGTCTGTTGTTGTGAAACTAACATCAAAGGTTTGTTCAGTCTCGTTAGAAGGTAAAACAGAACAGTTAGGTCTCCAAAGAACTTGCCCTCTCAAAACAGGATTTCCTTGTGTTGCTCCTGTAAAACTAGCTCCTGCTGGTAACCCTGTAACAGTTATATTTAGAGGGTCGCCATTTGCATCATCAGCAGTTGTATTGATTGTTAGTTGTTCTCCTACTACTACTTCTTTTATGTAGCAATTTGTGGCTGGATCGAAGGTCGCATCAGCAACAAAAGTAGGAGGCTCGTTTGGAGGATTTCGGACAAGTACATTTACTCTTATTGTATCCAAAAGAGGAACAGCACAACTATTGTCCAATACAATAAAATCCATTATATACGGTTCATTAGGGTCATTTGGATTGAGAGGACATTCAGGAAAACAAACATTTAATGAAAGTTCATCACCTTGCCCACTAATATTACCTCCATTTTGAAGTAAAATTCCATCTGCATCTGTAAAATTAATAGGTTTTACCTGTGCTGTAATTACAGTATTCTCATCTGAATCTGTAACAAATAAATTTCCACATTTATCCTCATTTTGGTCAAGAATAATTGTAGTTCCTTCTACATAACGGCTAGGTTCTGCGTTAGCTTGAAAGGCTATATTTGGTTTTGTAGCTGTCGGACAATCAATTACTAAAAGTTGATAATCTCGTCTTACTTCTCCTATTTTTCTACCATTTCTATATTCTTCTACTACAATAGCAAAGACAAAAAGTCCTGTTTGAGATGCTGTAAGAGATAAGATTCCATCTTGGTCTATTTGCAATGGAATACTTCCTGGTACTACATTAGTTAAGCTTATCCCTGGTACAAACTCCACCAATTGATAAGGAGCAGAACTTGGTATTGGAGGGCGTGGGTCATTAAACGTACTATTTCCATTTATCGGAACAGTAAGACGATAACGCAGCTCATCTCCATCTGGGTCTTGCCCACTAAAGTCAAAAAAGAAAGGCTGATTGACACACACATAATCACTAAGTGGTGGGAAAATTTGAGGCTCAGAATTAATAAATGGTCTTCCTATGGGGTCTAACAAAGCTGGAAATTCTAAATACATAGTAAGTCCTGCATTTTGAGGAGCTATTATATTACTAATAATATTATTTCTACAACAACGCTCCCAAACCATATAATACCCCTCTTGTTCAGCAAAATCACTTCTATTAAGTGTAATTTCTTGAGCATAATAAATTCGACGAATCAAAAGAGTACCAACAGCACAATCAGGGTCGGTATAAGGAACAGGATTATCAGAAACGAGAGGAATTTCTAATTGAAGCAGTAACCGATTATCTCTTTTAGAAAAAATTCCTATCGTAGCAGAATTTCCAATTGCCCCTGGGTTTCCATTTACAGCATCAAAATATTTTACCATTCCGACACGGTACACATCTCCCCTAACGTGTACAAATTCTAGCTCTCCTCCTACAATGTGTGTAGCAAAAGATGAAAAATTTACTAAAAATAATAAAGTAAATAAAAACGACAGAAAAACAATTCGCTTTTGGAATGAGGATAAGATAGTATAAATTAAATTTTTCAAAATTCTATAGAGTTCTAGTAATAATTTTATAAGATAATTTGAGAAAGGAGCATATTAGTTCTTTATTTTTTCATAAAAATACAATAAAAAAACCTTACTAAGACTAGCTTATAAGGTTTTTAACAATTCGAAAATACACTTTATACGTATTCTGTCATAAAATGCTATGAAATTTAAGACTTGAAAATACTATAAAGAAGATAAATTCCTCCAATAATTACAGCAAAAGTAAAGACTGTAGATAATGCTCCAATTAATAATGCGCCTACGAACTTAATAGCTATAATAGCTACAACTACTAAAACGGCTACTTTGACGGCTTTCATGATATTCATAATTTCTTTTGATTTAAGTGTGAAAAGGTAAAATAATGTTAGCTTGAAGCTTTCTTCTTAAAAACGTTGATTAGCTTTCAAGATACAAAAATTGAGTGATTTATAGAAATATAATTAGTCTGTACTTTGTTGTACGTAAAAACGTATCAAAAAGATAAGTTAAATTTTAGTTTAAATTTTTTCTTTTGTTGATGTTTATCCAATAAATATCTATTATTTATAGATATTTTCCTTACTCCATTGACAAAACTTTAATTTTTTGATCAAATTTAGTTTCACTAGTCATTGGATTATTGAGTATTTTTTTAATTTCTATTAATCCATATCTGAAAAAAGAGTATTCATTATATCCATTTGAACAGACTCTTATTTTTGTTTTTTTATGTTTCCATTCTCCTACTTTGTAACACCAAACAAAGGCAATGGAACACAAAGCAATTAATTTAGCTATTTTATTTGGTTCTGTTAATTTTGTATTTTCTAAGTTAAAACCTTGTGATTTTAGTGCTTTAAACAACGTTTCGATTTCCCAACGTTGTTTATAAATTTCAAAAATATTATCCAATAAAACAGGTGATGCTAAATAAATATATCCTTTTTGTGTTCGACTTACAGATAAATATACCTCTGCTTCATTGACTACAAATGTTCCATCTAGTTGATAGGTTTCTGAAATCGAAAGCCCTCTACACCATGCTACAATAGACTTTGTTTTCCCTTTTCTAGTAGCTTTAAAGTTAGATTTTATACGCATTACAAAATCAAATTTTTTTGTAGCTAAATAGAAAAACCATTTTTTACCTATAAACTCTCTATCTGCTACAAGAGCAGTAATAGATAAATTAGGAAATTGATTTAAGAAATCTTCTATCAAATCAATTCGTTGTTGAGTAGCTGAATTTCCTGTCCTCGAAAGTACAGACCAACAAAGAGGAATAGATACCCCTTTATGAGCTGCTGAGAGAAGCAAAATATTAATATGCTCTTTTCCAACTTTCCAATTCGTTCTATCCAAACACAGTACGATATTTTCCCATTGTTCAATGCCTTCTAAGGAAATAATCAAATTAGTAATTGCTTGAAAATCAAGCTCATAATAATTTAAAAAGCGTTCTATACGACGTAAAGAAGAACTGTATTCTACATTCCTTTCAAACGCAGTTGCAATTTGAATTAAACCTCCTAGACCTACCTTTATAACAGCTATTACAAAAAGACCTATAAATTGAACTCGGGCTAAATGAAACCCTTTTAAATGAGAAGATAAAACACTAACTAATTTTGTAACTTTACCACTAGAAGCATACTTTGCTTTCGCCATAATTGAGAAAAATTTTGTGAGAAACTCAATTATGGCTTTTTTTTATCTAAATTTAAAATCTTTTGTCAGAGGACTGAGGATATTTTCAAACAAAATGCCTTCGATAGTAGATATGATAGTAATCAATTAATGATTCATTTTTTTATCTAATTATTTTTATTTCAACTTTTTATTAATTATGCAATCAATGCAAACAGCAAACGAATATTTAGAATTACCTTATGAGGTAGAGATTCTACAACAAGATGAAATTGCTAATATTTATTGGATTCCAAAAGCCAATACTATTGTCTGTGAAGCTGTACATGAGTACATGCCACAAGAAGATTTTAAAGCTTTATTCAATACTATTTCAAATCACGTAGCCAAATATCGTCCAATAAACTTTGTTTTTGACAAAAGAGCCTTAAAAGCATTTCATCAGCCTTCTATGGAATGGTATTTTACAGAATGGAAATCAGAGATGTCAAAACTGCATGGCTTGAAAAGACACCGTAAACTTTTGCCTAATATTACTTGGTTCGCTCTTGCCGTTAAAGCTGGACGGGCAGAATTAGCAAAAAAATACCCAGACGGAGAATTTCACAATTTAGATATTCAGTATAAAGATACTATTTTAGAAGCTATTAATTCATAAGCTTGGTAAGAATGAAATTTTACAAAATCACAAAAAGTCTTATTTTAAATTCTAAATCAAGACTTTTTTTGTTGAAGTTGAATATAACTCCAAAAATTATGCTTTTTGTTTTTGCTTTTTCTTCTGTGCTTTCTGCTCGTTTTTGAGCTTTCGTTTTTCTCTAAATTTTTTGATTCTTGTTACTGCCATTTCTACCTGTTTTTCTAGGTGAATCTTTTCTCTTCTATTTTTCTGTATCTTTTTCTGTAATGCTCTAAGCTGTGTTTCTGGGTTTGGATACATAATTCGCTGTACCATATCAGCCAAAACCAAAGCTTCTCTTACTTTAGTAATAACACCCTTAAAACGATAAGCTCTAGCTACTTGATTTACTCTTGCCAGTCCTTGAATAGCTCTAAAAGTTCTTAGGAAGGAAACTAAAGGCAGCAAAATAATAAATAAGTCAATCCAATTTGCCTTACAATAATCTAATTTGTCCCTTGTAACTGAAAACATCAAGATAAACTCAAAAGTAAAAGCTACCCAAATAAAAGCCTGTACAGATTCTAAATATAGCTTAATATCAGGAACACGAGCTGCCACCTGTTCGCCTACTGTTTTATTCAAATCAATAAATAAGATAGGAATAATAAGTAAGGCAATCGCAATCATGGGCATACTAAATTTTCGTTTTAGCTCTTCTAAAAGTATGTCATTACACTTGCTCCACCTCCAAAACGGAATCCACAACCAATCACTATCAGACAAACGCCTTGCACCCATTCGTAGGGGCATAAGTGGAATAGCAACTGCCCTAAAAATAAGCTGACTCTTAGATACTTTTAGTCCTTCTTTATTTTTTAAATAAAAAACATAAATGAGTTCTGCCAAAGGAACAAGCATCAAAATACCATACAATAGTGTTGATTGCCACAAAACAAAAGGCGTAACAAGTTCTCTTGCTTGTGGCGAAAAGCTAAACATAATAATAAAACCCATCAGCATCAACATAACGATACTAAACCAAAACATCAGAGGTGCAAAACGATTTTCAAAAATCTGTAATTTACTGATTGCTGGTAATTCTTGACGTATCAAAAGAGGCTCATCTTTCTGTTTATAGATTGCCAACACTTCATCAATCATCTTGCTATATTCATCTACTCCCTCCTCTGTTTCTTGTTCATTGATGGTTTCATCATCAAAAAAGACACGCAGACGTAAGAGTTCAGAAGGATTATCGATAGCGTTTATCCTTTCAATTAATTCTTCTTTGGTAGGTAAATGATTATCTGTATTTGTTGTTGATGACATCTTGTTTATTTTCTGTTTGAGAGAATGTAAAGATACAAAAAAAGCTAAAATAGCCATTTACTATTTTTTCTGACAAAAGACACTATTACCAAATTCTTAAATTTAGACTTTAAAAGTTATCTTTGTAAAAACAATACTAATCAACTCATAATTAGTAAATTCAAGATTATAATATAAAACTGAAACAAACTCTACAACTATGAATCATATCGCAGTCATCGGTGCAGGAACTATGGGAAACGGAATTGCTCACGTTTTTGCTCAAAATAATCATCAAGTATCTTTTATTGATATTTCTGAAAATGCCCTTACAAAAGGCTTGAATACAATAGGCAAAAACCTTGACCGTCAGGTAAAAAAAGGTGTTTTGTCAGAAGAAGAAAAAATAGCTACACTCAAAAGAATAAAAACATTTACGAAAGTTGAGGAAGGCGTAAAAGGAGTAGATTTGGTAGTAGAAGCTGCTACTGAAAATATGGAAATTAAGCTCAAAATTTTTGAGAACCTAGATAAGGTTTGTGATGAAAAAACAATTTTGGCAACAAATACCTCCTCTATTTCTATTACTCGTATTGCTGGAGCTACCCAACGCCCAGAAAAAGTAATCGGAATGCACTTTATGAATCCTGTTCCTGTCATGAAACTTGTTGAGGTAATTCGTGGCTATTCTACGTCTGATGAAATCACAAACAGAATTATGGAAATGTCTAAAAATTTAGGCAAAATTCCTGTTGAAGTAAGTGATTATCCAGGATTTGTATCGAATCGTATTTTGATGCCAATGATTAATGAGGCAATTTATGCACTTTATGAAGGTGTTGCTGGTGTAGAAGAAATTGATACAGTAATGAAATTAGGAATGTCGCACCCAATGGGACCTTTACAGTTAGCTGATTTTATTGGTCTTGATGTATGTCGTTCTATTTTAGAAGTATTATTTGAAGGCTTCGGAAATCCAAAGTATGCTCCGTGTCCACTCTTAGTAAATATGGTAAATGCAGGACACAAAGGCGCAAAATCAGGTAATGGTTTTTATGATTGGTCAAATGGAATGAAAGATTTGAAAGTAGCAAAACGTTTTGAGAAGAAATCAAACAAAACTTCACAAGAAGCATAAAAAAATAATGGTAAATTGTGAATGATAAATTATAACTGAGGTTATCTTAATTCTATTTCATTCATAATTTACCATTAATAATTCATCATTCAAAGGTCTGTTTATTCATAGGATAGAGATTAAATGTTCCTATTCCTTTGGC harbors:
- a CDS encoding Crp/Fnr family transcriptional regulator, which translates into the protein MNLDNFKIQIRKVTDFSEEECSMFAPNLKRKILQKGEFLLNEGQKVNEIAFVEKGVLRLFYLSNDKEINNHFFLENDYAVSYLDFLKGTPSRYYIQALEDCELITFNSQALQIAYQESKNWERFGRIIAESVYATATNRVESFLFLSAKERYLQMIKDYPLFIQKIPLYHLASYLGIERESLSRIRKEIAN
- a CDS encoding 3-hydroxybutyryl-CoA dehydrogenase, with protein sequence MNHIAVIGAGTMGNGIAHVFAQNNHQVSFIDISENALTKGLNTIGKNLDRQVKKGVLSEEEKIATLKRIKTFTKVEEGVKGVDLVVEAATENMEIKLKIFENLDKVCDEKTILATNTSSISITRIAGATQRPEKVIGMHFMNPVPVMKLVEVIRGYSTSDEITNRIMEMSKNLGKIPVEVSDYPGFVSNRILMPMINEAIYALYEGVAGVEEIDTVMKLGMSHPMGPLQLADFIGLDVCRSILEVLFEGFGNPKYAPCPLLVNMVNAGHKGAKSGNGFYDWSNGMKDLKVAKRFEKKSNKTSQEA
- a CDS encoding IS4 family transposase, with the translated sequence MAKAKYASSGKVTKLVSVLSSHLKGFHLARVQFIGLFVIAVIKVGLGGLIQIATAFERNVEYSSSLRRIERFLNYYELDFQAITNLIISLEGIEQWENIVLCLDRTNWKVGKEHINILLLSAAHKGVSIPLCWSVLSRTGNSATQQRIDLIEDFLNQFPNLSITALVADREFIGKKWFFYLATKKFDFVMRIKSNFKATRKGKTKSIVAWCRGLSISETYQLDGTFVVNEAEVYLSVSRTQKGYIYLASPVLLDNIFEIYKQRWEIETLFKALKSQGFNLENTKLTEPNKIAKLIALCSIAFVWCYKVGEWKHKKTKIRVCSNGYNEYSFFRYGLIEIKKILNNPMTSETKFDQKIKVLSME
- a CDS encoding gliding motility-associated C-terminal domain-containing protein encodes the protein MKNLIYTILSSFQKRIVFLSFLFTLLFLVNFSSFATHIVGGELEFVHVRGDVYRVGMVKYFDAVNGNPGAIGNSATIGIFSKRDNRLLLQLEIPLVSDNPVPYTDPDCAVGTLLIRRIYYAQEITLNRSDFAEQEGYYMVWERCCRNNIISNIIAPQNAGLTMYLEFPALLDPIGRPFINSEPQIFPPLSDYVCVNQPFFFDFSGQDPDGDELRYRLTVPINGNSTFNDPRPPIPSSAPYQLVEFVPGISLTNVVPGSIPLQIDQDGILSLTASQTGLFVFAIVVEEYRNGRKIGEVRRDYQLLVIDCPTATKPNIAFQANAEPSRYVEGTTIILDQNEDKCGNLFVTDSDENTVITAQVKPINFTDADGILLQNGGNISGQGDELSLNVCFPECPLNPNDPNEPYIMDFIVLDNSCAVPLLDTIRVNVLVRNPPNEPPTFVADATFDPATNCYIKEVVVGEQLTINTTADDANGDPLNITVTGLPAGASFTGATQGNPVLRGQVLWRPNCSVLPSNETEQTFDVSFTTTDTRKCDNSESVQTCLKIKVLADTTENIASSITAGLVFDATANQYIYNSVFVGEVIDFNTDVIDIDNDSVSVEFTPDNFTLNGRSITYSPLEGVGGINSNFLWQTTCDDLENPLSPQTFIMNFKVTDYDACGNADSTDQIAVRVVLLPRPNIAPTIRASLVYDSTMMAYCDTLTLGEAYRFTLTGDDENGDSIQVTGNGIGFSFAEYQMQFAPVEGRPILTTDFVWNTECDQTNIPIGEPINLKFKVNDFNECENPLEEEIDVKLVVLPPDPNNTAPEVRPEITTFDTNEEVFVDTVFVGDAISFDVLGLDAQNDSVLLYAQGVDFELSDFDMTFPEVSGFAPVESTFNWQTLCEYLGTNPVANPRREFLIDFISRDFNECQESLGDTVRVKLILLYERNPNREPEISANLTFDAAQDLYVRSVRVDEFVRFDVIGEDVDNSSLSLVGNGIGFDFADLNMNFENVFGLPTLTSEFTWQPSCSNLGFQNADTSYFAEFIITDIANCDIIYTDTIKVRFDLTIDSQNTPPTLELQNIDSVSTSNPDECVVRVGIGQELIIPSLANDVDGDRLSLSARGVGFVLSDLGMQYENKQGFPVLESNFSWTPECDILEGEFSKEFKVIFTASDTTRCGLRASTPKTLVIIVEDASVNLDFTPANVFTPNSDGINDTFYIPNLPEDDCNDQFQGVEIYNRWGTLLFESTDRNFEWDGGNASSGQYYFLIKYRNKTYKNWLTILRD